Below is a window of Candidatus Cloacimonadota bacterium DNA.
GACCCGACAGTTCTGGAATAGTTCCGAATAATTCTTACCAGTATTCCCGGGGCAGGAAAGCATCAGGGAAGTGCTTCAACTCATAGCTTCTTTTATTTTTGATGATGGCGATTATATCGAATCTGGTAGGCAGATCTTCCAGCTCGGGATGCCTGGCTAAATAATCCTGAGCAGTTTTGACCAGCTTCTTCTGCTTGGCTACAGAAACGCTGCTGACTGCTTGATCCAGGTTGGAAGAGCGCAGTTTTACCTCCACGAAAATAACTGTGTCAGCTAATAAAGTTATGATATCTATCTCACCAAATCGGCTGTGATAATTTTTCTTGAGAATTTCA
It encodes the following:
- a CDS encoding YraN family protein, whose protein sequence is MNNKEKAYLGKFGEELAANFLLSNGYEILKKNYHSRFGEIDIITLLADTVIFVEVKLRSSNLDQAVSSVSVAKQKKLVKTAQDYLARHPELEDLPTRFDIIAIIKNKRSYELKHFPDAFLPREYW